The Prunus dulcis chromosome 5, ALMONDv2, whole genome shotgun sequence genomic sequence TATACCAAAAAGCTACCATTTCTATCCATAAGCTCTGTCCTATATTGCATTCAAATTCTTCAGTTATACTTCACCGTATATGCTATTCTCAACTAAATTACTATAAGTGCTCTGAGATaccaagaaaattaaagaaaattttaatgaaaaggaaaaggaagcaGATTGACTTCTTTATTGAagttaaaaaaacacatttttaTATGTAAATATAGAATAATTAGCTATCGTGgcaacaaatttaaaatgaatattGTCAACTCAGTCACTCATAGCATCTGGGTTCTCTCTTCTTAAGTTACAATTTATCCATATGAGGTATACAATATCTAAATGTGCCATGTGCCATGTGCCATAGAAGTAGGCAGACTTCGGTTTTGAATATAGAAAGGTGGAGTTGATAGACAAGACTATAAGCATAAgaacaatataaaatcaataaaatgaTAGTTGATAGGCAAAGAGAGGTTAGGAAAATTACCAAACAAGCGGATGGATTAGTTTCTGGTGTTGTCCCCACATCAGTGATATCAATGAACCTGTCCAAGTCATCATACAGGGTTACTGACAGCGCTTGTGTACTGAAATTGTATCCATCTCTCTTGACCCTAGCAAGTTCAGCTTCCTGCAAAGGCAAGCATGAGAATATGAGAGGGCAAAGAAATGCATGGATGCGTGCATGATGTTACAATTACACAACAATTAGTCCACACCTTGTAATAAAAAGACACTATTAGGCATATTGAGTGTGCATGTTTCCATCTATTAAacacattttcattttaaacctATAACACTGGAAGAAAGGAGATCAAACTGTCTGTTGATGTGAGTCAAAAGCACAATGCATAGTGGACAAGCTGCTTACAGGAAATCTGGAATGCATACAAGATATCTAACCCAAACAGCATGCAATGTCCAAACAATAGAGAATTCAAGACCCCAGATGAACGAGTAAAACTAGAATTTGACAGTCTGAGGAAATTGAAGACCACAAATAAGCCTAAAAACGAACTCTATCCCACAGGCCTTCCACTTCCTCCCCTTaacattttcaaaaaaagtCCTCTTGTTTCGTTCCATCCATGCTTGGAGGAGCAAAGCAATAACATTGAACAGCATAATAAATCTTTCCCATTCTTTTTCTAGTGGTAAAATGGAGTTTCTATCAAGTATCCAATGTTCAATTTTAGTTCTACCCtcatttcaaaattattaacTCACAATCTAATAGCCATGGTTGTGAATTTGTGAGTGGTACCAAACTATGTTCACTCATTGTTGATGATACattaaacaaaacattaattgaaaatgaacaaacccaagaaaaatacataaattaaCACAAAACGAAATTAAGGGTACCTGACGAGAACTGAACTCTATAAAACAACGACCCAAGGTTTTCTGGTTCAGGGGATTAAGAGGCATCGAaaacccatcttctttaaTAACACCAACTTCACTAAACACTCGTCGGATTTCGCTTTCGAGCTGCTGGGCCATCTCCGCCTTCACAATCGGAAGGTTATCAACAACGATCACATTTCCGAACCCAATATTGAAAAGCAAACCGTCGTCGTCGTAGAACACTTCTTGGCCATCACTGTGaatcataaacaaaacaagaaaacatcATCAGTTGAATCAGAGTTTCGAGTTTTGAGGGTCGAAATCGCACACtggggaaagaaaaaggagttTTTGGATTGTACCCAAAATTGTTCTcagtattattattatataagtCTTGGTTAGGAGGTGGAGCTGCAGAGTTGAAGTGGAGGGAGGAGAGTTGGAGACGGAGCTCCTCGGCCTTGGCCTGGATATCTTCCATGGTGGCGGTGTCTATTGTCACGCTTCTTATTGAGAAGCAGAGCTCTTTATGCTTTTCTATTGTCACGCGTGCGCGGTTGATGCGTTGTAAGACCCTGTGCGAATTTTATGAAAGGGGAGTAACAATGAGAAAAGTATTCTAGTAAGGTTATGACAAGCGTGATAATTATCATGGTATTATTAGTTGGATAACAAAATagtgtttatttttgttttatttaagttttttttattttggattcAAATGGTTGCATATAAGTTTTTCTTGTGCGACTAGCAGAAAAAATGGAATGACACTATTTTAGTCGGGTATCAATCACGCTATGATAAGTATAAAAGTTATCATTTATGACAACACAGTTGCGATTAATGCTAACATTGCTTATTTGTTATTATTGCTTTGATTTgatacaaattaattattttgtttgatttagTTAAGTACCATTGTTGTTCAAGTGTTTTgctcaaattttattttggtctttTGAACTTGATCccttttgtttaattttatgcaaatatACTCTGAGCCTTTGCATGTGACACATGCACGTTAATgtctaaattatataaaaataactaaaatagtTAATAAATTGCAATGTATGAACCAAATAggtcaaattgaaaacataagAACGAAATTAAATGTATTGAGCAAAGCATGGATAAAAAAGttatttaaattgtaaaatatttttataagagCAGTTAAGGGGTATCAAATGTTATAACTCTTTAGAACATTAAAAAGAGACATGTCACTAGACAAAGTGTTAGTTAAGAAACCCTAAATTAAGGTTGAAGATCCTTAAGAAATGATACTTAGAATGTGATGACCACACCAACATATGCACTACATGACAGGACCTGACCCAATTTCCTCTTTGAAATTCGGgccaagccctgtgcgtgtccgacacctggcgaatgtcgggcacaaaagacctttttacccttctcgctTTAAACTCTctcttagacttctgccgaaaattcgacagagtctcccctgtattttgaccaaacccaatatttttcacatgttaaacaatcaattaaattcacaccaactgccagaatttTTCAGataacagatctcaactcctatttttcaacttcaattatatatcagagcatttgtctaagtttcagggttttaaggattttctataaaactctaccttactggATGACGCGGAAGCTttgattggcccggtggtggatccggcgcacttctatggcctgggggcgaaaaacatgTTGAAAAtatgagtggacaaaaataaggttcttagaaataactttataaccataataacccccattgtaaaatagttaaataaaactgaatacgtactctccATATAACGCATACtaaattcaaggcattctatataaaTCACATTCAAGTTCGAAAAAGTTTCgcacaaaagcactgaaatcaaagcttgcataaaatactgaaatcaaacttgtataaaagctctgtactcaaaccttgcataactgaataaatatatataaaggtatcCATGcctgaaaaaaattagagaagctgatataaaataactgaaaatcataattaaataaagaaaactcaaaatccttgaaaataccaccaaattgtacccctgtcttaaccgtcaattccctggcaggtctcgggcgtcacgcagtctacccgagccgcaaactggcgaaatcaggggactatgatcagcctgtcccgccggcagattcctcgatgacaccaagtcagctcgagtcgctctggcaggatgcaggggaccgtagtcagcctgatccgcaatcctggcaggtctcggggacacagagtcagccgagccgcaatcctggcaggtctcgggacaccaagtctgccgagccgcaaatcctggcactcacggtccgagcgtccccgaaactcgtgaggcaaagtcaagtgcactgacataaactgaaatcggactggatgtccgtagacatcggtccaactgtgggtaatcaccaaggaaaatgggtacgaggtgggtataaaataaattcctttagaaaaatctgattaataactgaaatctcaaattgtgctgctatttcaacTGATTTCAACcccaaactctgtttctataactggtaaataagcagcacagatttatagaactattactgtactaatcatgttcgAAACCACAATAAGGTTTACTCAagattaaataaagaaatttattcaaataaactcattgataaaaactcatttatataaaatcatttatgaaatcttacTTATAGAAAttctctatataactcatcgatataaaataattcatgaaagaaagtccactcacagatggtccgagctaattggacCTCGTGAAGTTCTTTTCTGCggtcctgtcgggctcctgctgccttactcgatcgatttggtggagaaacgaaggagaattttgagctgaaagttcgggtggcttcgaaggaacctccgtcagaaaacatggttttccggccagctcagggcggccccggggtggaggtcggtcaggtcttgacggcgacacggaggcggacccgtaggtacccacggcggagatcggctcggcctgtggtggccgggccgtcgcctgGAAGTCGAACGGGCGCAAGGCATGGGTGCAacgcgagggagagagagggaagagagagaaatgacgggagagagagagagggggatataaaaatctgactttttggccaaattaccattttacccttcgcgatttttagaccatatcttcttcgttacggctccgattcgggtctactccgtgtctacgaactcgtttcgccgcgctctacgcaatggcgtaagcggaattcccaaattctttttcgattaaaaagtcaaattttcccccattaaaatatgcgagggcaaacttg encodes the following:
- the LOC117628238 gene encoding eukaryotic translation initiation factor 3 subunit B-like isoform X3, encoding MEDIQAKAEELRLQLSSLHFNSAAPPPNQDLYNNNTENNFGDGQEVFYDDDGLLFNIGFGNVIVVDNLPIVKAEMAQQLESEIRRVFSEVGVIKEDGFSMPLNPLNQKTLGRCFIEFSSRQEAELARVKRDGYNFSTQALSVTLYDDLDRFIDITDVGTTPETNPSACLGQHETLVMITTCNLN
- the LOC117628238 gene encoding eukaryotic translation initiation factor 3 subunit B-like isoform X2 translates to MEDIQAKAEELRLQLSSLHFNSAAPPPNQDLYNNNTENNFGDGQEVFYDDDGLLFNIGFGNVIVVDNLPIVKAEMAQQLESEIRRVFSEVGVIKEDGFSMPLNPLNQKTLGRCFIEFSSRQEAELARVKRDGYNFSTQALSVTLYDDLDRFIDITDVGTTPETNPSACLSSRYSGPPSLLSPLKEEDEVPGEERQEDQGRELGQPKEQDLGEVTASMGVMGFGGEG